The Gloeomargarita sp. SKYB120 genome includes a window with the following:
- a CDS encoding RidA family protein — translation MRPQPVQTERAPLPVGPYQQAVLAQGTWLFLSGQIPLNAQGELVDGDITAQTRQVMENLGAVLQAAGCSWQHVVKTTVYLVDLADFAAMNQVYAEYFPAGYAPARACVQVARLPKEARVEIEAIAVVPG, via the coding sequence ATGAGGCCCCAACCGGTGCAGACAGAGCGGGCGCCCTTGCCCGTTGGCCCCTATCAGCAGGCGGTACTGGCCCAGGGCACTTGGCTGTTTTTGTCGGGGCAAATTCCGTTGAATGCCCAGGGGGAACTTGTAGATGGCGACATTACCGCCCAGACCCGCCAAGTGATGGAGAACCTGGGAGCGGTGTTGCAGGCGGCGGGCTGTAGCTGGCAGCACGTGGTGAAAACGACGGTTTATTTGGTGGACCTGGCGGATTTTGCGGCGATGAACCAGGTCTATGCCGAGTACTTTCCGGCGGGGTACGCCCCTGCGCGGGCCTGCGTTCAAGTCGCCCGCTTGCCGAAGGAGGCGCGGGTGGAGATTGAAGCCATTGCTGTTGTCCCAGGATGA